Proteins encoded in a region of the Dorea longicatena genome:
- a CDS encoding sensor histidine kinase: protein MNGWTKKRKVDTFMGILLQVYCFFPWMRINRKWNTIHMYVIKTFQENDYIKMYNHTFLKQHMWKWKHSQVVAFIFLLMLIFLILLQSIELYELYQCIKNGNQSTNYHIFVWITYLAAFYIFMAIASTGFAEFYSMPMFCYMMLFLAVIGIWIFLDIQAEAWDVETEQHRAELEEQDKKMLQMKVKAMEEQYREMLKSRKIVHDMKNHLLALKKYTQEQDWKGLEEYLNELSRDMLDYNYQIWTGNHMLDMILNQKEKEAEKQKTQMQISTEVFTTLPFSDREIISLFGNLLDNALEACEQIKEGERWIHIKMKKKNQLLYIEIVNAAKNTGIQTDENFVSKKKDGVLHGYGMKNIRDIVEQYNGMFQCKSQEDRFEVVITIYG from the coding sequence ATGAATGGATGGACAAAAAAGAGAAAAGTAGATACTTTTATGGGGATTTTATTGCAAGTGTACTGTTTCTTCCCGTGGATGCGCATAAATAGAAAATGGAATACGATTCACATGTATGTAATTAAGACCTTTCAGGAAAATGATTACATCAAGATGTATAATCATACATTTTTAAAACAGCATATGTGGAAATGGAAACATTCACAGGTAGTTGCGTTTATATTTTTACTGATGTTAATATTCCTGATTTTGCTTCAGAGTATAGAATTGTATGAATTATACCAGTGCATAAAAAACGGGAATCAATCAACAAATTATCATATATTTGTTTGGATTACTTATCTTGCAGCATTTTACATCTTTATGGCTATAGCATCTACCGGATTTGCAGAATTTTATTCTATGCCGATGTTTTGTTATATGATGCTGTTTCTGGCTGTCATAGGAATCTGGATATTTCTTGATATTCAGGCAGAAGCATGGGACGTTGAGACAGAACAGCACAGAGCTGAACTGGAAGAGCAGGATAAGAAGATGCTCCAGATGAAAGTAAAGGCGATGGAAGAACAATATAGGGAAATGTTAAAGAGCCGGAAGATTGTTCATGATATGAAGAATCATTTGCTTGCATTAAAGAAATATACGCAGGAACAGGACTGGAAGGGATTGGAAGAATATCTGAACGAACTCAGCCGGGACATGTTGGATTACAATTACCAGATCTGGACAGGAAACCATATGCTGGATATGATTCTTAACCAGAAAGAGAAGGAGGCAGAGAAGCAAAAGACGCAGATGCAGATCAGCACGGAAGTATTCACAACGCTTCCGTTTTCTGACAGAGAGATCATTTCACTTTTTGGAAATCTTTTGGACAATGCGTTGGAAGCGTGTGAGCAGATCAAAGAAGGAGAACGCTGGATACATATAAAAATGAAAAAGAAGAATCAGCTCTTATACATCGAGATTGTAAATGCGGCTAAAAATACGGGAATACAGACAGATGAAAATTTTGTATCAAAAAAAAAGGATGGAGTGTTACATGGTTATGGAATGAAAAATATCCGGGATATTGTAGAACAATACAATGGAATGTTTCAGTGTAAAAGCCAGGAGGATCGGTTTGAGGTTGTGATTACTATTTACGGATAG
- a CDS encoding DUF11 domain-containing protein produces the protein MAQFTNQAQLRYGNSVTNSNIAVGEILEVLSISKTAVKNTYHPGGTVTYIISIINSGTAPITGLTLTDDLGAYAFSTTSLTPLTYLDNTVKYYTNGTLQAAPAVTAGPPLIFSGLTVPANGNLTLVYETAVNQYAPLTNESFITNTVTASGDGITSITAKETVNAEALPLLGITKSISPVPVTENGSLTYTFLIQNEGNVPANESTAVIVTDTFNPILSNLTVTFNGSTWTEGEDYTYDKTTGTFATGAGKVTVPAATFTVNETTGEWSSNPGFSTLTITGTV, from the coding sequence ATGGCTCAATTTACGAACCAGGCACAACTCCGTTACGGAAATTCTGTTACTAATTCAAATATTGCCGTCGGTGAGATTCTCGAAGTATTGTCAATCTCGAAAACTGCAGTAAAAAATACCTATCATCCGGGAGGGACCGTCACCTATATTATAAGTATTATTAACTCCGGTACCGCTCCGATTACAGGACTTACACTCACAGATGACCTTGGTGCGTATGCATTTTCTACTACTTCACTGACACCGTTAACGTATCTGGATAACACGGTAAAATACTATACAAACGGAACGTTACAGGCTGCACCTGCTGTAACCGCAGGTCCTCCGCTTATCTTCTCTGGATTAACTGTTCCCGCAAATGGCAATCTGACACTGGTCTATGAAACAGCTGTAAATCAATACGCTCCTCTCACCAATGAATCATTCATTACCAACACGGTCACTGCAAGTGGAGACGGCATTACTTCTATCACCGCTAAGGAAACGGTAAATGCAGAAGCCTTGCCACTCTTAGGTATCACAAAATCTATCAGTCCGGTACCTGTTACTGAAAACGGAAGCCTGACCTACACGTTCCTGATTCAGAATGAAGGAAACGTTCCTGCAAATGAATCCACGGCCGTAATCGTTACCGATACGTTTAATCCAATACTTTCTAATCTGACTGTCACCTTTAACGGAAGCACATGGACAGAAGGTGAAGACTACACTTATGATAAAACTACCGGTACTTTTGCTACTGGTGCCGGAAAAGTTACTGTTCCTGCAGCAACATTTACCGTCAACGAGACTACCGGTGAATGGAGTTCTAATCCGGGATTCAGCACTCTGACAATTACCGGAACAGTATAA
- a CDS encoding sigma-70 domain-containing protein, with the protein MQAWEEKLLERQKEKRELLRKMNHKMSIEEIADVLDMDVSEVKHIIEEQYDTED; encoded by the coding sequence ATGCAGGCATGGGAAGAAAAATTGCTGGAAAGACAAAAAGAAAAAAGAGAATTGCTCAGAAAAATGAATCATAAGATGTCCATTGAGGAAATTGCAGATGTATTGGATATGGATGTTTCAGAGGTGAAACATATCATTGAGGAACAATATGATACAGAAGATTAA
- a CDS encoding ABC transporter ATP-binding protein encodes MNEKLEKNENKKTADVLRAENLVRDYVQYGEDGEKKKEIHVLKGLNFSIQRQEFVGIMGRSGCGKTTFLKLLGMIDRQTGGKLFFEEHDTEDLWKDEFADIRRRKIGFVFQDFYLMDSLSVRENIMLPKILDKKSAKECMEESQKYAEQFGITHLMNKKPYELSGGEKQRVAISRALINNPDLILADEPTGNLDSKSGDVVIHTLSHINRELGKTIVMVTHDPKMASYCSRLILLKDGMILEDMRNGGDQEAFYQEILGKMKEL; translated from the coding sequence ATGAATGAAAAATTAGAAAAGAATGAAAATAAAAAAACGGCAGACGTATTAAGAGCAGAGAATCTGGTCCGTGATTATGTGCAGTATGGAGAAGATGGTGAAAAGAAGAAAGAGATCCATGTCCTGAAGGGATTAAATTTTTCTATCCAGAGACAGGAGTTTGTCGGAATTATGGGAAGATCCGGATGTGGAAAGACGACATTTTTGAAACTATTGGGTATGATAGACCGTCAGACCGGAGGAAAGCTGTTCTTTGAAGAACATGATACGGAAGATTTGTGGAAGGATGAATTTGCGGACATACGACGGAGAAAGATCGGATTCGTGTTCCAGGACTTCTATTTGATGGACAGTCTGTCCGTCAGGGAAAATATCATGCTTCCGAAGATCCTGGATAAGAAGAGTGCGAAAGAGTGTATGGAAGAATCGCAGAAATATGCAGAACAGTTCGGAATTACACATCTGATGAACAAGAAGCCGTATGAATTATCCGGAGGTGAAAAGCAGCGAGTGGCGATATCCAGAGCATTGATCAACAATCCGGATCTGATACTTGCGGATGAGCCGACCGGAAACCTCGACTCTAAGTCCGGTGATGTGGTAATCCATACACTGAGTCATATCAATCGGGAACTTGGCAAGACAATTGTTATGGTAACACATGATCCGAAGATGGCAAGTTATTGCAGCAGGCTGATTCTTCTGAAAGATGGAATGATTCTGGAAGATATGAGAAATGGCGGGGATCAGGAAGCGTTTTATCAGGAGATTCTTGGGAAGATGAAGGAGTTGTAG